The following proteins come from a genomic window of Nocardioides albertanoniae:
- a CDS encoding alpha/beta fold hydrolase, giving the protein MSEPSGNTAPRRWRGWARRPDGTRLAIQVTGPRTAPALLLLQGQANSHAWWDRLRGELSRRWMTITFDYRGTGATELTPEAYAAGAPPWSTALFAEDAAAVLTAVGRPRADVYATSMGGRVAQELAITRPETVGRLVLACTSPGGFRATERRTAVRRDLASPDPDVRLRTMIDLFYSPAWVAAYGGYDGVPRDLLGDPSMSAEARRRHLEVSSGHDAAGRLSRITAPTLVMHGIEDTMTPAVNASTIADLVPGAKLALFSGGRHGFFDELSRDVTPRVVRFLTER; this is encoded by the coding sequence ATGAGCGAACCGTCCGGCAACACCGCACCTCGGAGGTGGCGTGGTTGGGCGCGCCGCCCGGACGGCACCCGTCTCGCGATCCAGGTCACCGGGCCGCGCACCGCGCCGGCGCTGCTGCTGCTGCAGGGCCAGGCCAACTCGCACGCCTGGTGGGATCGGCTGCGCGGCGAGCTCTCCCGCCGCTGGATGACCATCACCTTCGACTATCGAGGCACCGGCGCCACCGAGCTCACCCCCGAGGCGTACGCAGCCGGCGCCCCGCCCTGGTCGACGGCCCTCTTCGCGGAGGACGCCGCGGCCGTCCTCACCGCGGTCGGTCGCCCGCGCGCCGACGTCTATGCCACCTCGATGGGTGGGCGCGTCGCCCAGGAGCTGGCGATCACCCGCCCCGAGACCGTCGGCCGGCTCGTGCTCGCCTGCACCTCACCAGGCGGTTTCCGGGCCACCGAGCGCAGGACGGCGGTGCGCCGTGACCTGGCGTCACCCGACCCGGACGTGCGGCTGCGCACCATGATCGACCTCTTCTACAGCCCGGCCTGGGTGGCGGCGTACGGCGGCTATGACGGGGTTCCGCGCGACCTGCTGGGCGACCCCTCGATGAGCGCCGAAGCGCGGCGCCGGCATCTCGAGGTCAGCTCGGGCCACGACGCCGCCGGCCGCCTCTCCCGCATCACCGCGCCGACGCTGGTCATGCACGGGATCGAGGACACGATGACGCCGGCGGTCAACGCCAGCACCATCGCCGACCTCGTCCCCGGCGCCAAGCTGGCGCTCTTCTCCGGCGGACGCCACGGGTTCTTCGACGAGCTCTCCCGCGACGTCACGCCGCGTGTGGTGCGGTTCCTCACGGAACGGTAG
- a CDS encoding MBL fold metallo-hydrolase gives MSDVRVDHAVTSGTFSLDGETHQVDNNLWVVGDDQECLVIDAPHSVDDILAVVGDRRVKAIVCTHAHDDHVRVAPALRESVRAPILLHPDDRPLWELTHTDELWDADLSDGQAITIGDTELTVLHTPGHAPGAVCLSAPDLGCVFTGDTLFQGGPGATGRSFSDRPTIEASIREKLFGLPGETVVHTGHGDDTTIAAEAAALG, from the coding sequence GTGAGCGACGTACGTGTCGACCACGCGGTCACCAGCGGCACCTTCAGCCTCGACGGGGAGACCCACCAGGTCGACAACAACCTGTGGGTCGTCGGCGACGACCAGGAGTGCCTGGTCATCGACGCGCCGCACTCGGTCGACGACATCCTCGCCGTGGTCGGTGATCGCCGGGTGAAGGCGATCGTGTGCACGCACGCCCACGACGACCACGTACGCGTGGCGCCGGCGCTGCGCGAGTCCGTCCGGGCGCCCATCCTGCTCCACCCCGACGACAGGCCGCTGTGGGAGCTCACCCACACCGACGAGCTGTGGGACGCCGACCTCTCCGACGGGCAGGCGATCACCATCGGTGACACCGAGCTGACGGTGCTGCACACGCCCGGTCACGCCCCCGGGGCGGTCTGCCTCTCGGCGCCCGACCTGGGGTGCGTCTTCACCGGTGACACCCTGTTCCAGGGTGGCCCGGGGGCGACCGGACGCTCGTTCAGTGATCGTCCGACGATCGAGGCGTCGATCCGGGAGAAGCTGTTCGGCCTCCCTGGTGAGACGGTCGTGCACACCGGTCACGGCGACGACACCACGATCGCGGCCGAGGCGGCCGCCCTGGGCTGA
- a CDS encoding S-(hydroxymethyl)mycothiol dehydrogenase — MDQVKAVIARAKGAPVELVTINVPDPGPGEAVVKIQSCGVCHTDLHYREGGINDDFPFLLGHEAAGVVEAVGPDVTDVAVGDFVVLNWRAVCGSCRACKRGEPQYCFATFNATQKMTLEDGTELSPALGIGAFAEKTLVAAGQCTKVDPGARPAAVGLLGCGVMAGLGAAINTGGATRGRSVAVIGCGGVGVAAIAGAALAGSSPIIAVDIDPKKLEQAKAMGATHTVDSSAADPVEEIRRIAAETYPGAEGADIVVEAVGRPETWKQAFYARDLAGTVVLVGVPTPDMKVPEIPLIDVFGRGGALKSSWYGDCLPSRDFPMLVDLYQQGRLDLDAFVTEEIGIGDIESAFEKMRHGGVLRSVVIL, encoded by the coding sequence ATGGACCAGGTCAAGGCCGTCATCGCCCGCGCCAAGGGCGCACCCGTCGAGCTCGTGACGATCAACGTGCCCGATCCCGGACCGGGCGAGGCCGTGGTGAAGATCCAGTCGTGCGGGGTCTGCCACACCGACCTGCACTACCGCGAGGGCGGGATCAACGACGACTTCCCGTTCCTGCTCGGTCACGAGGCGGCGGGCGTCGTCGAGGCCGTCGGCCCCGACGTCACCGACGTGGCGGTCGGTGACTTCGTGGTGCTCAACTGGCGCGCGGTCTGCGGCAGCTGTCGGGCGTGCAAGCGCGGTGAGCCGCAGTATTGCTTCGCCACCTTCAACGCGACCCAGAAGATGACCCTCGAGGACGGCACCGAGCTCTCCCCGGCGCTGGGCATCGGCGCGTTCGCGGAGAAGACGCTGGTCGCGGCCGGGCAGTGCACGAAGGTCGACCCGGGCGCCCGGCCCGCTGCCGTCGGGCTGCTCGGTTGCGGTGTGATGGCCGGCCTCGGTGCCGCCATCAACACCGGCGGCGCGACCCGCGGCAGGTCGGTCGCCGTCATCGGCTGCGGCGGCGTCGGGGTGGCCGCGATCGCCGGCGCAGCGCTGGCCGGCTCCAGCCCGATCATCGCCGTCGACATCGACCCGAAGAAGCTCGAGCAGGCCAAGGCGATGGGCGCGACCCACACGGTCGACTCGTCGGCGGCCGACCCGGTCGAGGAGATCCGACGGATCGCCGCCGAGACCTACCCGGGCGCCGAGGGAGCCGACATCGTCGTCGAGGCGGTCGGTCGGCCGGAGACCTGGAAGCAGGCCTTCTACGCTCGCGACCTGGCCGGCACCGTGGTGCTCGTCGGCGTACCCACGCCGGACATGAAGGTCCCCGAGATCCCGCTGATCGACGTCTTCGGCCGCGGTGGCGCGCTCAAGTCCAGCTGGTACGGCGACTGCCTCCCCAGCCGCGACTTCCCCATGCTCGTCGACCTCTACCAGCAGGGCCGTCTCGACCTCGACGCCTTCGTCACCGAGGAGATCGGCATCGGCGACATCGAGTCGGCCTTCGAGAAGATGCGCCACGGCGGCGTCCTGCGCTCGGTGGTGATCCTGTGA
- a CDS encoding sialidase family protein, with the protein MSAQVSKGGVISWRTRRPADRRPRADPPRPAAPSRGQEPSYTEQDLAVGGDGVFPNYRIPALTVAPNGDLLASYDGRPTSMDAPGPNSILQRRSTDGGDTWGPQTVVHHGTDGDAKTGYSDPSYVVDRETGKVFNFHVFSMDQGFIGSEPGVDPADRNVLHAEVSTSSDDGATWQHRIITADITPDLGWRSRFAASGQGIQLRYGPHAGRLVQQFTIINGAGAFQAVSVFSDDHGTTWQAGKPVGTGMDENKTVELSDGTVMLNSRDSAGSKFRKVAYSHDGGVTYGEVTIDRELPDPTNNGSIVRAFPNAAPNTAEARVLLFSNAASQTSRTHGTVRASCDDGETWPIAREFREGEMSYSTLATLPDGDVGLLYEPGGAAIRFAKFNLAWLGGLCAPVTAPELTVERGTSTTSSLQIENQLGPVLTPATLAFDAPDGWTMSATKPRTLRPGQSAEVPFTLEVPSSADGGTYRVPVRLTDTAGRASSGTVTVVVPKLPDEVDGRIDVTDATHTNPKTTPYAAGDRLSFSYRVTNLSGAVTTVAPSGNLRDLDPSVDSRNCRWRDLAASGTYECTSAYHVVTQDDLDRGSFTPVTTWTSTSGDDVTTVERTGPAVDLS; encoded by the coding sequence GTGTCAGCTCAGGTCAGCAAGGGCGGGGTCATCTCGTGGCGTACGCGACGACCTGCTGACCGACGTCCGAGAGCCGACCCTCCTCGACCAGCAGCTCCCAGCCGTGGCCAGGAGCCGAGCTACACCGAGCAGGACCTTGCCGTCGGTGGTGACGGGGTCTTCCCCAACTACCGCATCCCCGCACTGACGGTCGCACCCAACGGCGACCTGCTGGCCTCCTACGACGGCCGGCCGACCTCCATGGACGCACCCGGCCCCAACTCGATCCTGCAGCGCCGCTCGACCGACGGCGGCGACACCTGGGGGCCGCAGACCGTCGTGCACCACGGCACCGACGGCGACGCGAAGACCGGCTACTCCGACCCCAGCTACGTCGTCGACCGCGAGACCGGGAAGGTCTTCAACTTCCACGTCTTCTCGATGGACCAGGGCTTCATCGGCTCGGAGCCCGGCGTCGATCCCGCCGACCGGAACGTGCTGCACGCCGAGGTCAGCACATCGTCCGACGACGGCGCGACGTGGCAGCACCGCATCATCACGGCCGACATCACGCCCGACCTCGGCTGGCGCTCGCGCTTCGCCGCCTCGGGGCAAGGCATCCAGCTGCGATACGGCCCCCACGCCGGCCGCCTGGTGCAGCAGTTCACGATCATCAACGGCGCGGGCGCCTTCCAGGCCGTGTCGGTCTTCTCCGACGACCACGGCACGACATGGCAGGCCGGCAAGCCCGTCGGCACCGGCATGGACGAGAACAAGACGGTCGAGCTCTCCGACGGCACGGTCATGCTCAACTCCCGCGACTCCGCCGGGTCGAAGTTCCGCAAGGTCGCCTACTCGCACGACGGCGGGGTGACGTACGGCGAGGTGACGATCGACCGCGAGCTTCCCGATCCGACGAACAACGGCTCGATCGTGCGGGCCTTCCCGAACGCTGCGCCGAACACCGCCGAGGCGCGCGTGCTGCTGTTCTCCAACGCAGCGTCGCAGACCAGCCGCACCCACGGCACCGTGCGGGCCAGCTGCGACGACGGCGAGACCTGGCCGATCGCTCGTGAGTTCCGGGAGGGGGAGATGTCCTACTCCACCCTGGCGACGCTGCCCGACGGCGACGTCGGACTCCTCTACGAGCCCGGCGGCGCCGCGATTCGCTTCGCGAAGTTCAACCTGGCCTGGCTGGGCGGTCTGTGCGCTCCCGTGACCGCACCCGAGCTCACCGTCGAGCGCGGCACGTCGACGACGAGCAGCCTGCAGATCGAGAACCAGCTCGGCCCGGTGCTCACGCCGGCCACGCTCGCCTTCGACGCTCCCGACGGCTGGACGATGAGCGCGACGAAGCCTCGTACGCTCCGGCCCGGCCAGAGCGCCGAGGTGCCCTTCACCCTCGAGGTGCCCTCGTCCGCCGACGGCGGCACCTACCGGGTGCCGGTGCGCCTGACCGACACAGCCGGCCGGGCGTCGTCGGGCACGGTGACCGTCGTGGTGCCCAAGCTGCCCGACGAGGTCGACGGGCGCATCGATGTCACCGACGCCACCCACACCAACCCCAAGACCACCCCGTACGCCGCCGGCGACCGTCTCTCGTTCAGCTATCGGGTGACCAACCTGAGCGGGGCCGTCACCACGGTCGCACCCAGCGGCAACCTGCGCGACCTGGACCCGAGCGTCGACTCACGCAACTGCCGCTGGCGCGACCTCGCCGCGTCCGGCACCTACGAGTGCACGTCGGCCTATCACGTCGTCACCCAGGACGATCTCGACCGCGGGTCGTTCACGCCGGTGACCACGTGGACCTCGACCTCCGGTGACGACGTCACCACGGTCGAGCGCACCGGGCCGGCCGTCGACCTGTCCTGA
- a CDS encoding TetR/AcrR family transcriptional regulator: MAGRNLRERILDAATQVLREGGPRPRLITNIAERAQVSRPTLYRHFPERSDLYDSLIRVELTRVVDEVVSRARDTSSPREEYIDVVVLLVREARGHPALQAVLARHPEIMATYLPRILPIVLEIAEPRLGPIIDAGVAQGRWAPLDKRVAITWTTRLITSLIVMPSQEDSTDAGLRAEVAALVEVAGAITGDQTPPGE; this comes from the coding sequence ATGGCCGGCAGAAACCTCCGTGAGCGGATCCTCGACGCCGCGACGCAGGTCTTGCGCGAGGGCGGACCGCGCCCGCGCCTGATCACCAATATCGCCGAGCGGGCCCAGGTCTCGCGCCCGACCCTCTACCGGCACTTCCCGGAGCGCAGCGATCTCTACGACTCGTTGATCCGGGTGGAGCTCACCCGCGTGGTCGACGAGGTGGTCTCCCGCGCGCGGGACACCTCCTCACCGCGGGAGGAGTACATCGACGTCGTGGTGCTGCTCGTCCGCGAGGCCCGCGGCCATCCCGCGCTGCAGGCCGTGCTCGCCCGGCACCCCGAGATCATGGCGACCTATCTGCCGCGCATCCTCCCGATCGTGCTGGAGATCGCTGAGCCTCGGCTCGGTCCGATCATCGACGCCGGGGTGGCGCAGGGGCGCTGGGCGCCGCTCGACAAGCGGGTGGCGATCACCTGGACGACCCGGTTGATCACCTCGCTGATCGTGATGCCGTCCCAGGAGGACAGCACCGACGCGGGGCTGCGGGCGGAGGTCGCGGCTCTGGTCGAGGTCGCCGGTGCGATCACGGGCGACCAGACGCCTCCGGGCGAATAG
- a CDS encoding TetR/AcrR family transcriptional regulator — MSWLAEAKTELAAERILDAAGELFAEQGVDRPGMDEVARAAGCSRATLYRYFENRQALVRAFAHREARLITEQVGRATAAYEGDPGRRVVEAVLGCLAAVRERPHLQAWYAGDSTALRAVLSESPLIRGTAQAYLTADGDPADPDLADWVLRVILSFLTEPGSDADEERRLLERFLAATAR, encoded by the coding sequence ATGAGCTGGCTGGCCGAGGCGAAGACCGAGCTGGCCGCCGAGCGGATCCTCGACGCGGCCGGCGAGCTCTTCGCGGAGCAGGGCGTCGACAGGCCCGGGATGGACGAGGTCGCGCGCGCCGCCGGCTGCTCGCGCGCGACGCTCTACCGCTACTTCGAGAACAGGCAGGCTCTGGTCCGCGCCTTCGCCCACCGCGAGGCGCGGCTGATCACCGAGCAGGTCGGCCGGGCCACGGCGGCCTACGAGGGCGACCCCGGGCGGCGCGTGGTCGAGGCCGTGCTCGGGTGCCTGGCCGCCGTGCGCGAGCGCCCCCACCTCCAGGCCTGGTACGCCGGTGACAGCACCGCCCTGCGTGCGGTGCTCTCCGAGTCGCCGCTCATCCGCGGCACCGCCCAGGCCTATCTCACCGCTGACGGCGACCCCGCCGACCCCGACCTGGCCGACTGGGTGCTGCGCGTCATCCTGTCGTTCCTCACCGAGCCCGGCAGCGACGCCGACGAAGAGCGCCGGCTGCTGGAGCGGTTCCTCGCGGCGACCGCTCGTTGA
- a CDS encoding cytochrome P450: protein MSADLSHDVAATYVPRSGASWADPWPMYAALREHDPVHHVARHDYWVLTRHADVFAAVRDHETFTSTQGLTTAYDELAQIGLADNPPMVMTDPPAHTAFRRLVNRGFTPKQVEDVTPRVTRFVVDRVEEIRAAGGGDIVETLFKPLPSMVVAHYLGVPEADWDRFDVWTESIVAANAAQDGGVGADAAADLMGYFAELIELRRREPGDDTVSHLVAAGEADDDAGLLRVLAFAFTMVAGGNDTSTGLLGGGLPLLADRPDQRELALRDVPAAVEELLRLTSPVQGLARTTTRDVTIDDVTIPAGKKVLLCYAAANRDRHAFGDDADDLDVTRDPRQILTFAHGAHHCLGAAAARMMGRVALTEVLGRLPAFTVDHDSIEWAPGSYVRRPLSLRIEVGR, encoded by the coding sequence ATGAGCGCAGATCTGTCTCACGACGTTGCCGCAACGTACGTCCCACGGTCGGGTGCTTCCTGGGCCGACCCGTGGCCGATGTACGCCGCGCTGCGCGAGCACGATCCGGTGCATCACGTCGCGCGCCACGACTACTGGGTGCTGACCAGGCACGCGGACGTCTTCGCGGCGGTGAGGGACCACGAGACGTTCACCTCCACGCAGGGGCTGACGACGGCCTACGACGAGCTGGCTCAGATCGGGCTCGCCGACAACCCGCCGATGGTGATGACCGACCCGCCTGCTCACACCGCCTTCCGCAGGCTCGTGAACCGCGGCTTCACCCCCAAGCAGGTCGAGGACGTCACGCCGCGCGTCACCCGTTTCGTGGTCGATCGGGTCGAGGAGATCAGGGCGGCGGGTGGTGGCGACATCGTCGAGACGCTGTTCAAGCCGTTGCCGAGCATGGTCGTGGCCCACTACCTGGGCGTGCCGGAGGCCGACTGGGACCGGTTCGACGTCTGGACCGAGTCGATCGTGGCGGCCAACGCCGCGCAGGACGGTGGCGTGGGGGCCGATGCCGCCGCCGACCTGATGGGCTACTTCGCCGAGCTGATCGAGCTGCGCAGGCGGGAGCCCGGCGACGACACCGTCTCGCACCTCGTCGCCGCCGGCGAGGCCGACGACGACGCAGGTCTGCTGCGCGTGCTGGCGTTCGCCTTCACGATGGTCGCCGGTGGCAACGACACCTCGACCGGTCTGCTGGGCGGTGGGCTCCCCCTCCTCGCGGATCGGCCCGACCAGCGCGAGCTCGCGCTCCGCGACGTGCCCGCCGCCGTCGAGGAGCTGCTGCGGCTCACCTCGCCCGTGCAGGGGCTCGCACGCACCACCACCCGTGACGTCACGATCGACGACGTGACGATCCCGGCGGGCAAGAAGGTGCTGCTCTGCTACGCGGCGGCCAACCGCGATCGGCATGCGTTCGGCGACGACGCCGACGACCTCGACGTCACCCGCGACCCGCGGCAGATCCTGACCTTCGCCCACGGCGCCCACCACTGCCTCGGCGCCGCGGCCGCCCGGATGATGGGTCGGGTCGCGCTCACCGAGGTGCTCGGACGGCTGCCCGCCTTCACCGTCGACCACGACTCGATCGAGTGGGCACCGGGCAGCTACGTACGCAGGCCGCTGAGCCTCCGCATCGAGGTCGGCCGATGA
- a CDS encoding SDR family NAD(P)-dependent oxidoreductase has product MSATAMNGPRGGAVVTGAGRGLGRQIAELLADRGHQVLVTDVDEASAQAAADEIGRGAVAMAVDVRDAAQVEAARDAIVAAAGGIEVWVNNAGVLFTGPAWEQSAEQRKLILDVNAHGAINGTVAAIEAMRESGGHIVNIVSLAGLTAVPGEAVYAASKHAAIGFSLSTIQDLRLAGIKNVDISCICPDGIWTPMLHDKLDDPASALSFSGKLLQPEEVVAAVGKVLDKPRLVTAVPGWRGLVARFGDVLPGFGLAAVPLVVAQGRRTQRRMLRESC; this is encoded by the coding sequence ATGAGCGCGACTGCGATGAACGGGCCCCGGGGCGGCGCGGTCGTCACCGGTGCCGGTCGCGGCCTCGGCCGGCAGATCGCCGAGCTGCTGGCCGACCGTGGTCACCAGGTGCTGGTCACCGACGTCGACGAGGCGAGCGCGCAGGCGGCGGCCGACGAGATCGGCCGGGGCGCGGTGGCGATGGCCGTCGACGTACGCGACGCCGCCCAGGTGGAGGCCGCGCGCGACGCGATCGTGGCCGCTGCCGGTGGCATCGAGGTGTGGGTGAACAACGCCGGCGTGCTGTTCACCGGCCCGGCGTGGGAGCAGTCTGCCGAGCAGCGAAAGCTCATCCTCGACGTCAACGCGCACGGCGCGATCAACGGCACCGTGGCCGCGATCGAGGCGATGCGCGAGAGCGGTGGGCACATCGTCAACATCGTCTCGCTCGCCGGTCTGACCGCCGTGCCGGGCGAGGCGGTCTACGCCGCGTCGAAGCACGCCGCGATCGGGTTCAGCCTCAGCACGATCCAGGACCTGCGCCTGGCAGGCATCAAGAACGTCGACATCTCGTGCATCTGCCCCGACGGGATCTGGACGCCGATGCTCCACGACAAGCTCGACGACCCGGCCTCCGCGCTGTCGTTCTCGGGCAAGCTGCTCCAGCCCGAGGAGGTCGTGGCCGCGGTCGGCAAGGTGCTCGACAAGCCACGGCTGGTCACTGCGGTCCCCGGCTGGCGCGGGCTGGTCGCCCGGTTCGGCGACGTGCTGCCCGGCTTCGGCCTCGCGGCCGTGCCGCTCGTGGTCGCTCAGGGGCGTCGTACGCAGCGCAGGATGCTCCGCGAGAGCTGTTGA
- a CDS encoding AraC family transcriptional regulator, translating to MGPAIRAASLRGIVPLVEQLGGEPHRLLARFGIPADALESEDAWVPITEHDLMLDAAAAELRCPDLGLRLAEGQDLTILGSLAVAIQACSTVAEALETGSRYLYAHSPALRIAVEPDPYERQGVVALTYSKDLRESSYSPQATELGLGLFYRVATTLIGSMSGLRSVELPHQPLSPVRRYTDYFGVDVKFGRATAALRVDRRILDEAFATANEAIRLLALEHIAQRYDDPARRVSTQVRGALAEALGTNPPAVATVARLLALHPRTLQRRLAAEGTGFEAVLDEVRRDATHRHLTTTTLPLGQVAALVGFADQSTLSHAVRRWFGCTPRELRRDEARALTTLSR from the coding sequence GTGGGACCTGCGATCCGTGCTGCCAGCCTGCGGGGCATCGTGCCGCTGGTGGAGCAGCTGGGCGGCGAGCCGCATCGGCTGCTCGCCCGGTTCGGCATCCCGGCCGACGCCCTCGAGTCCGAGGACGCCTGGGTGCCGATCACCGAGCACGACCTGATGCTCGATGCCGCGGCCGCCGAGCTGCGGTGCCCCGACCTGGGTCTGCGGTTGGCCGAGGGTCAGGACCTGACGATCCTGGGCTCGCTCGCGGTCGCGATCCAGGCCTGTTCCACGGTCGCGGAAGCCCTGGAGACCGGGTCTCGCTATCTGTACGCACACAGCCCCGCGCTGCGGATCGCGGTCGAGCCCGACCCGTACGAGCGTCAGGGCGTGGTGGCGCTGACCTACAGCAAGGACCTGCGCGAGTCGTCCTACTCGCCGCAGGCGACCGAGCTCGGCCTGGGGCTCTTCTACCGGGTCGCGACCACGCTCATCGGCAGCATGTCGGGCCTGCGCTCGGTCGAGCTGCCGCACCAGCCCCTCTCGCCGGTGCGCCGCTACACCGACTACTTCGGCGTCGACGTGAAGTTCGGACGCGCCACGGCGGCGCTCCGCGTCGACCGGCGGATCCTCGACGAGGCGTTCGCCACCGCCAACGAGGCGATCCGGCTGCTGGCGCTCGAGCACATCGCCCAGCGCTACGACGACCCCGCACGACGCGTCTCCACCCAGGTGCGCGGGGCTCTCGCCGAGGCGCTCGGCACCAACCCGCCGGCGGTCGCGACCGTTGCGCGCCTGCTGGCCCTCCATCCACGTACGCTGCAGCGCCGGCTGGCCGCGGAGGGCACCGGCTTCGAGGCGGTGCTCGACGAGGTGCGCCGCGACGCGACCCATCGCCACCTGACCACGACCACCCTGCCGCTGGGTCAGGTGGCGGCGCTGGTGGGGTTCGCCGACCAGTCGACGCTGAGCCATGCGGTGCGGCGCTGGTTCGGCTGCACCCCGCGTGAGCTGCGTCGCGACGAGGCGCGGGCACTGACGACTTTGTCGCGCTGA
- a CDS encoding carboxymuconolactone decarboxylase family protein: protein MTRSRPVRPGRLGEVGVVAWLLARVGGRTASTEPLNLFLVLGRHKRLFRGWLAFAGLLMPGGRLPRSDSELVILRVAHLRGSAYETGHHTRVGRRAGLTTAELERIADGSTVEGWPPRRRALLLAVDELVDTRTLSDPTWDELREHLTEIEAIELVLLAGHYDMLAAAIAALGIQVEAHDHREA, encoded by the coding sequence GTGACGCGGTCGCGCCCGGTCCGGCCGGGCAGGCTCGGAGAGGTCGGTGTCGTCGCCTGGCTGCTGGCTCGGGTCGGAGGGCGCACAGCGAGCACGGAGCCGCTCAACCTGTTCCTCGTGCTCGGGCGGCACAAGCGGCTCTTCCGCGGCTGGCTGGCGTTCGCCGGGCTGCTGATGCCGGGTGGGCGGCTGCCCCGCTCCGACAGCGAGCTGGTGATCCTGCGGGTCGCCCATCTGCGTGGATCGGCCTACGAGACCGGTCATCACACCCGCGTCGGCAGGCGGGCGGGCCTCACCACCGCCGAGCTCGAGCGGATCGCCGACGGAAGCACCGTCGAGGGCTGGCCGCCGCGCCGTCGGGCGCTCCTCCTCGCCGTCGACGAGCTCGTCGACACCCGCACCCTCTCCGACCCGACCTGGGACGAGCTGCGCGAGCACCTCACCGAGATCGAGGCGATCGAGCTGGTGCTGCTCGCCGGCCACTACGACATGCTCGCGGCCGCGATCGCGGCCCTGGGCATCCAGGTCGAAGCCCACGACCACCGCGAGGCGTAG
- a CDS encoding SDR family oxidoreductase, with amino-acid sequence MSGRHALVTGAASGIGRAVAEKLADSGAVLHITDLHEDGLRETRRAIEARGGIVATAHPADVSSLDDVRALAELVHAQTPAVDAVLNVAGIAVWGTVERLSHEQWRSAIEVNLMGPIHVIECFVPAMIHGGRGGHLVNVASAAALVGLPWHAPYSASKFGLRGISEVLRFDLARHRIAVTLVTPGAVATPLTGSVQIAGVDTTSAQFRRLRERFEGRAVSPEHAAERIVEGMLRGRYLVQTSRDIALLHGIQRYAPPVYALIMGVANRLVSRIRWDAP; translated from the coding sequence ATGTCCGGACGACACGCCCTGGTGACGGGGGCGGCGAGCGGGATCGGCCGGGCGGTGGCCGAGAAGCTGGCCGACTCCGGCGCCGTCCTGCACATCACCGACCTCCATGAAGACGGTCTGCGCGAGACCCGCAGAGCCATCGAAGCCCGTGGCGGGATCGTGGCGACCGCGCATCCGGCCGACGTCTCCTCGCTCGATGACGTACGCGCGCTGGCCGAGCTGGTGCACGCGCAGACGCCCGCGGTCGACGCCGTGCTCAACGTCGCGGGCATCGCGGTGTGGGGCACGGTCGAACGGCTGAGCCACGAGCAGTGGCGCTCGGCGATCGAGGTGAACCTGATGGGCCCGATCCACGTGATCGAGTGCTTCGTGCCGGCGATGATCCACGGCGGGCGAGGGGGCCACCTGGTCAACGTCGCCTCCGCGGCGGCGCTGGTCGGGTTGCCGTGGCACGCCCCCTACAGCGCCAGCAAGTTCGGCCTGCGCGGCATCTCGGAGGTGTTGCGGTTCGACCTCGCGCGCCACCGCATCGCGGTCACGCTGGTGACACCGGGTGCCGTCGCCACCCCGTTGACGGGCAGCGTGCAGATCGCCGGGGTCGACACCACCTCGGCGCAGTTCCGCAGGCTCCGGGAGCGTTTCGAGGGGCGTGCCGTCTCGCCCGAGCACGCGGCCGAGCGGATCGTCGAGGGGATGCTCCGCGGGCGCTACCTCGTGCAGACCTCTCGTGACATCGCGCTCCTGCACGGCATCCAGCGCTACGCCCCGCCGGTCTACGCACTGATCATGGGTGTCGCCAACCGACTGGTCTCCCGCATCCGCTGGGACGCGCCGTGA